One Eremothecium cymbalariae DBVPG#7215 chromosome 2, complete sequence DNA window includes the following coding sequences:
- a CDS encoding uncharacterized protein (similar to Ashbya gossypii AAR053W) has protein sequence MDTSYYFDTDSNQVVTVPDLATGLDRFDDEDGEYVFRGEAMRRGRYGNDMDRRVSGGGTWRSRGGHNLADKVLCEYAEETKRMFTHLQEVFMFQKDSCKNIYDYFVALVESRRRGDRNNFEKAVDSLYADYVLGPNSNFYKWYRFVYGEDELPHWAYGTLNDRITQIALYLLIWGEANNLRFMPELLCYIFSIMCNHYYANILHDAKDVEPFLEHAITPIYNYYYSQLTSGRDHSMIVGYDDINQCFWNRTFIYMLPVKNIGPMNTILTDEHYSYFNRVNWEKCLVKTYYEKRTWFHVVTNFHRVLVMHLSMYWYFLAFNTQPLFTGDYSVDQMNSPPLHVLFLLLSFSGVIASVITWGALIGEVIFIPRSSPVATPILGRLTVTTLSVLANLVPPSVFLALDLPILYSGYGLVISIAQFAFSVITVVYYTLQPLKHLYTKAKDDPFTSNIYPLSRNSQMASVTMWILIFASKFVESYYFLTVSVKDPIRELYVLQINNCNEDAWLGKWICENHGKIVTALLILTHCVLFFLDTYLWYIIYSTLFSTLRAVHLGITAWTPWKNIFYELPQRFCEKMLLRKTVTDEEYDEDNEVRNNTKIEGRNGTTYDILSFGAIWNEIVLSMYREHILSYEHVSRLKYHIDDKGVLQSPELFSNRKLKVFKRSVFGKSAEAKRRLGFFAKSLSCPIPDLVPISEMPMFTVLIPHFKEKIILSIKDIVKGESDSTHVILLEYLKLLYADDWKTFIQETGSLYNEDEEKIDGSILNSENLEERAMFSLPYSFAGFKTDTPEYTLRTRIWASLRTQTLYRTLVGFMKYKDAISILHRNETKCTLEEASEMSLSKFRIVCSMQRMFKFTHEELEDRDYIMSVFPNLQIASVEEEYDRETGKKIYYSCLIDGYCDTTEDGKWKPRYKIRLSGNPIIGDGKSDNQNHAIIFCRGEYLQLIDANQDNYLQECLKIRSVLSEFENDIPYRVGSEVDAGTAVSPVAIVGSREHVFSEKTGVLGDIAAGKEQVFGTLFARTLSYIGGKLHYGHPDFVNVVFVAPRGGVSKAQKGLHLSEDVFVGMNSILRGGRIKHCEYTQCGKGRDLGFGSILNFATKISAGMGEQILSREYFYLCSNLPLDRFLSFYYAHPGYYLNNASIILSITLFMALILNIAVLVDSSEICDDTSNPNTRPPQPSCANIMPVIRWLRRSVLSIFVVSTASFFPMFIEDISEKSLLTGVRRILKHLVTGAPMFEIFVCKIFSGSIINDLYAGGARYISTGRGLAVIRVSFANLYSKFAPESFYFSFCCLLVLMFASSTMWDPLLIYFWFTISALLMSPFIFNPNQFSWNDFIVDYKNYWKWLTSSRIGANADSWVSYTRNYHLRNSNLQTSFIGAPKIKELLSVSKRTIWALLIFIPYIFFNSKSSFAFDTNTMQFVVMRIVILSALPIALDAAWLLILFATSMSLGPMMKKTAPSFAKVMSSIAHGFGIISHVVSFGIMCVLQKWDLNFIIVSLLTATLLESLFLSIIGLLDFSSNKYAEKSNFAWWSGQWFKEEVTWRLCIEPLFEYIRKILELSWFCADFVLGHLLLFFQIPILLVPNVNKIHSFMLFWKKAGYQIRPLLFSRKIKKKRQRIARLYSIIFVVMLAIFVVLFVSPLVLDKVFHLRFEHTVPAKIRVLFHTDPRPYIYKTGQGFRKVNGERM, from the coding sequence ATGGACACAAGTTACTACTTTGATACAGATAGCAACCAGGTTGTTACGGTGCCTGATCTCGCAACGGGATTGGATCgatttgatgatgaagatggagaATATGTATTTCGGGGAGAGGCTATGCGAAGGGGGCGATATGGTAACGATATGGATAGGAGGGTTAGTGGTGGAGGAACTTGGAGGAGTAGAGGTGGACATAATCTTGCGGATAAGGTGCTATGTGAATACGCAGAGGAGACAAAGAGGATGTTTACGCATTTACAGGAGGTTTTTATGTTTCAAAAGGACAGCTGTAAGAACATTTACGATTATTTTGTGGCATTAGTTGAGTCGCGCAGACGTGGGGATAGGAATAACTTTGAGAAGGCGGTAGATTCGTTATATGCTGATTATGTATTGGGACCTAATAGTAACTTTTACAAGTGGTACCGATTTGTGTACGGTGAAGATGAGTTACCACACTGGGCGTACGGGACGCTTAACGATCGTATTACACAGATTGCATTGTACTTGTTGATATGGGGGGAGGCGAATAATCTACGGTTTATGCCTGAGTTGCTATGCTACATTTTTTCTATTATGTGCAATCATTATTACGCAAATATACTTCATGATGCAAAGGATGTGGAACCATTTTTGGAGCATGCAATTACACCTATctataattattattactcGCAGCTAACATCAGGTAGAGATCATTCTATGATCGTTGGGTACGATGACATAAACCAGTGCTTTTGGAACCGGACATTCATTTACATGCTTCCAGTTAAGAATATAGGTCCTATGAATACAATTTTAACAGATGAGCATTATTCTTACTTCAATAGGGTCAACTGGGAAAAATGTCTCGTAAAGACTTATTATGAAAAGAGGACGTGGTTTCATGTGGTGACCAACTTCCACAGGGTCTTGGTGATGCACTTGTCAATGTATTGGTATTTTTTGGCTTTTAATACTCAACCTTTATTCACAGGGGATTATTCAGTGGATCAGATGAACAGTCCACCATTACATGttcttttccttttatTGTCATTTTCTGGCGTGATTGCTTCGGTTATAACTTGGGGAGCTTTGATTGGTGAGGTCATCTTTATTCCAAGAAGTTCTCCTGTGGCGACTCCTATTCTCGGCAGATTGACTGTGACTACTCTTTCTGTGTTGGCAAATTTGGTGCCTCCTAGTGTGTTTCTTGCACTTGATCTTCCAATATTATATTCAGGGTATGGTTTAGTAATCTCAATAGCACAATTCGCGTTTTCTGTCATTACTGTTGTGTATTACACGTTACAACCATTGAAGCACTTATACACCAAGGCCAAGGATGATCCATTTACATCTAATATTTACCCATTATCAAGGAATTCTCAAATGGCGTCAGTGACTATGTGGATTCTTATTTTTGCTTCCAAATTCGTTGAATCGTATTACTTTTTGACAGTATCTGTAAAAGATCCAATTAGAGAATTATATGTTCTCCAGATAAACAATTGCAACGAAGATGCCTGGTTAGGAAAATGGATTTGTGAAAATCATGGCAAAATTGTGACTGCTTTACTCATACTTACCCACTGTGTCCTTTTCTTTCTAGACACCTATCTATGGTACATTATCTATAGTACGCTGTTCTCAACATTGAGAGCAGTTCACCTCGGTATTACTGCATGGACACCATGgaaaaatatcttttatgAATTACCGCAAAGGTTTTGTGAGAAAATGTTGTTACGAAAAACGGTTactgatgaagaatatgatgagGATAACGAGGTTCGTAACAATACTAAGATCGAAGGCAGAAATGGTACCACCTATGATATTCTTTCCTTTGGAGCCATTTGGAATGAAATTGTTTTATCAATGTATAGAGAACATATTTTATCGTATGAACATGTTTCGAGGTTAAAATACCATATAGATGATAAGGGTGTATTGCAAAGCCCAGAACTTTTCTCCAACAGAAAATTAAAGGTTTTTAAACGATCAGTATTTGGGAAATCTGCTGAAGCAAAAAGAAGACTTGGATTCTTTGCAAAGTCATTATCATGTCCAATTCCAGATCTCGTACCCATCTCAGAGATGCCCATGTTTACAGTGTTAATCCCCcatttcaaagaaaaaataattttGAGTATCAAGGATATTGTAAAGGGTGAAAGTGATAGTACTCATGTTATCTTGTTGGAgtatttgaaattattgTATGCCGATGATTGGAAAACATTTATTCAAGAGACAGGATCTTTGtataatgaagatgaggaaaaGATAGATGGGTCCATTCTAAATAGTGAGAACCTAGAAGAAAGGGCCATGTTTAGTCTGCCATATTCATTTGCTGGTTTCAAAACGGATACCCCTGAATACACTCTAAGAACGAGAATATGGGCAAGTTTAAGAACTCAAACTTTATATCGTACGCTTGTTGGATTTATGAAGTATAAAGATGCTATATCTATATTGCATCGAAATGAAACCAAATGCACTTTAGAGGAGGCTTCAGAAATGTCACTATCTAAATTTAGAATCGTATGTTCGATGCAAAGAATGTTCAAATTTACTCatgaagaacttgaagaCAGAGATTATATAATGTCTGTGTTTCCCAATTTGCAAATTGCGTCGGtggaagaagaatatgatcGTGAAActggaaagaaaatatattacagTTGTTTGATAGATGGTTATTGTGATACTACAGAGGATGGGAAATGGAAACCCAGATATAAGATTCGTTTGTCGGGGAATCCAATAATTGGCGATGGAAAATCGGATAATCAAAACCATGcgataatattttgtagAGGAGAATATTTGCAATTAATCGATGCCAATCAAGATAATTATTTACAGGAATGTTTAAAAATTAGGAGTGTTCTAAGTGAATTCGAAAATGATATCCCATATAGGGTAGGTTCAGAGGTAGATGCAGGAACTGCGGTGAGTCCCGTAGCCATTGTTGGTTCTCGTGAGCATGTTTTCTCTGAGAAAACTGGTGTTCTTGGTGATATTGCAGCTGGTAAAGAACAAGTATTTGGCACCTTATTTGCACGTACGTTATCCTATATTGGTGGGAAATTACACTACGGTCATCCAGATTTTGTTAATGTTGTGTTTGTGGCACCTAGAGGAGGCGTTTCGAAAGCACAGAAAGGTTTACACTTGAGTGAAGATGTATTCGTTGGTATGAATTCCATTTTAAGAGGCGGTAGAATCAAACACTGTGAGTATACACAGTGTGGCAAGGGCAGGGATCTTGGATTTGGGTCAATTCTCAACTTTGCGACTAAAATTAGTGCTGGTATGGGCGAACAGATATTATCTAGAGAATATTTTTACCTATGTTCGAATCTTCCGTTGGACCGTTTTCTCAGTTTCTACTATGCACATCCAggttattatttgaataacGCTTCAATTATTTTATCTATAACTTTGTTCATGGCattgattttaaatattgctGTTCTTGTTGATAGCAGCGAAATTTGTGATGACACATCAAATCCTAACACAAGACCACCTCAACCTAGTTGTGCTAATATAATGCCCGTTATCAGATGGCTAAGAAGATCTGTTTTAAgtatatttgttgtttccACTGcatctttctttccaaTGTTCATTGAAGATATAAGCGAAAAAAGTTTATTAACTGGTGTAAGAAGGATACTCAAACATTTGGTTACAGGAGCCCCAAtgtttgaaatatttgtttgtaAAATCTTTTCCGGttcaataataaatgatTTATACGCCGGTGGTGCTCGATATATCTCCACAGGACGTGGATTGGCTGTCATTAGGGTATCATTTGCGAATTTGTACTCTAAGTTCGCTCCAGAGAGCTTTTACTTTTCATTCTGCTGCTTGCTTGTCCTTATGTTTGCTAGTTCAACGATGTGGGAccctttattaatatatttctggtTTACAATTTCAGCATTATTGATGTCTCCATTCATTTTTAATCCAAATCAATTTTCTTGGAACGATTTCATCGTTGATTATAAAAACTACTGGAAATGGTTAACAAGCAGTCGTATTGGTGCGAATGCAGATTCGTGGGTATCATACACTCGTAACTACCATTTGAGAAATTCCAATTTACAAACTTCTTTCATTGGAGCTCCAAAGATTAAGGAGTTGTTAAGTGTTTCTAAGCGGACAATTTGGGCATTATTGATTTTCattccatatatattttttaactCTAAGAGTTCCTTCGCTTTTGATACCAATACCATGCAATTTGTTGTTATGCGTATTGTTATACTTTCCGCTCTCCCAATTGCATTAGATGCAGCCTGGTTATTAATCTTGTTTGCTACATCCATGAGTCTTGGCCCAATGATGAAAAAGACGGCACCAAGTTTTGCCAAAGTAATGAGTTCAATTGCACATGGTTTTGGTATTATCTCACATGTTGTATCCTTCGGTATAATGTGTGTATTGCAAAAATGGGATTTAAACTTTATCATCGTTAGCCTGCTTACTGCTACTCTGTTGGAATCCCTGTTTCTAAGCATAATTGGATTActtgatttttcatctaACAAATATGCAGAAAAGTCAAACTTTGCATGGTGGTCTGGCCAATGGtttaaagaagaagtcACCTGGAGGTTATGTATAGAGCCATTATTTGAGTATATTCGCAAGATTTTGGAATTGAGCTGGTTTTGCGCAGACTTTGTATTAGGACACTTGCTTttattcttccaaatccCGATTCTATTGGTGCCTAACGTGAACAAGATTCATTCATTCATGTTGTTTTGGAAGAAGGCAGGATATCAAATTAGACCTTTGCTATTTTCAAgaaagataaagaaaaagaggCAAAGAATTGCAAGGCTATACTCCATAATATTTGTGGTCATGCTAGCCATATTTGTTGTCTTATTTGTAAGCCCTTTGGTTCTGGACAAAGTGTTCCACCTAAGATTTGAACACACTGTACCCGCCAAAATACGTGTTTTATTCCACACGGACCCAAGGCCTTACATTTATAAAACTGGTCAAGGATTTAGAAAAGTAAACGGAGAAAGGATGTGA
- the TAH1 gene encoding Tah1p (similar to Ashbya gossypii AAR054C), translating into MLLKSKLKKKIVKLFIKYSYIYEYDAKVGRRIVLESMNETAEDLKVKGNTFFKNGDYETAILYYEKACALDSSNPIYFSNMATALIKLERWQEAVNACDKGLNKVSFKTGMDSKTKQKLEWRRITALKHLVPPSREQETTGKTRGLNTGNDSNRIKVHICDVDSLPIEFRDL; encoded by the coding sequence ATGCTTTTGAAGTccaaattgaaaaaaaaaatagtgaAACTATTTATCAAGTACTCATACATCTATGAATACGATGCTAAAGTAGGCAGACGGATTGTATTAGAATCAATGAATGAAACAGCAGAAGATTTAAAGGTTAAAGGGAATACCTTCTTTAAGAATGGAGATTATGAAACTGCTATCTTATACTATGAAAAAGCATGTGCTTTAGATTCATCAAACCCTATCTATTTCTCTAACATGGCAACAGCACTGATTAAGTTGGAAAGATGGCAAGAAGCAGTAAATGCGTGTGATAAAGGATTAAATAAGGTAAGTTTTAAGACAGGTATGGATAGTAAAACGAAACAAAAGTTGGAATGGAGGCGGATTACTGCATTAAAACATCTAGTGCCACCTTCACGGGAACAAGAGACAACCGGAAAGACGAGGGGTTTAAATACAGGAAATGATTCAAATCGAATAAAGGTTCACATTTGTGACGTGGACAGCCTTCCTATAGAATTCAGAGATCTTTAA
- the YIH1 gene encoding Yih1p (similar to Ashbya gossypii AAR055W): MSEVEELDEELAAIEAIYPNHVNRINDTRVAISVPQHDDVSIQMTFPTAYPAQEPPNILEVSVTNERARCYDKKYLKSLFEEVMGSVYHQGSVCVFDFLTELDGILYVEEQAIEDKEPENNEDQTELHLDPFAGWIQSEPVTDRASTFIAFAAHVNSEEEAFKKLDLLKTDRRIMKATHVMAAWRIQGSGGITYQDSDDDGETAAGGRMLHLLTIMDAWNVIVAVSRWFGGIRLGPDRFKHINSTTREAIVRGGFVNESKSGGSSAVKQGKKK; the protein is encoded by the coding sequence ATGAGTGAGGTTGAAGAACTAGATGAGGAACTTGCAGCAATCGAGGCGATCTATCCTAATCATGTAAATAGAATAAATGACACTAGAGTTGCAATAAGCGTCCCTCAACATGACGATGTCTCTATTCAAATGACATTTCCCACTGCGTACCCTGCCCAAGAACCACCAAATATACTTGAAGTATCTGTGACTAATGAAAGAGCAAGATGCTatgataaaaaatatttaaaatctctgtttgaagaagtaaTGGGATCTGTGTATCATCAGGGCTCTGTATGTGTGTTTGATTTCTTAACTGAGTTGGATGGTATTTTATATGTCGAAGAACAAGCCATAGAGGATAAAGAACCGGAAAATAATGAAGACCAGACCGAGTTACACCTGGATCCATTTGCAGGATGGATACAAAGTGAGCCCGTAACTGACCGTGCTTCAACATTTATTGCATTCGCAGCTCACGTGAACTCGGAAGAGGAAGCATTTAAGAAGTTAGATCTTCTGAAGACTGATAGAAGGATCATGAAGGCAACTCACGTAATGGCAGCTTGGAGAATTCAGGGCTCTGGAGGGATTACATATCAAGACAGTGATGATGACGGTGAGACCGCTGCAGGTGGCCGAATGTTGCATTTGCTTACGATTATGGATGCGTGGAATGTCATCGTTGCTGTATCCAGATGGTTTGGAGGGATACGCCTTGGTCCTGACAGATTCAAGCATATAAATTCGACTACCAGAGAAGCCATAGTTAGAGGAGGCTTTGTTAATGAGTCGAAAAGTGGTGGTTCCTCAGCTGTTAAACAGGGCAAGAAAAAATAA
- the MPP6 gene encoding Mpp6p (similar to Ashbya gossypii AAR056C): MTGKGGGNAVSGKLSSRVMNMKFMRHVDDQVEGQEQKGYTKTPTDSSQWKLKGSEKYLKRILKPKQMTVMGHTAVRRFNLADNIGVDGKEQETLPSSSLNIGRKVYTSTEKTTAASTTASIDTQDPSDLAPVAIRKRTRDESLEDLWNSGKNTKRPKKGSNTDVRSNAKTKKPKK; the protein is encoded by the coding sequence ATGACAGGTAAAGGAGGTGGCAATGCAGTTTCTGGAAAGTTATCAAGCCGTGTGATGAACATGAAGTTTATGAGGCATGTGGACGACCAAGTGGAAGGACAGGAGCAGAAGGGCTATACCAAGACACCAACGGATTCTTCTCAATGGAAGCTAAAGGGTAGTGAAAAGTACCTCAAGAGAATTTTAAAGCCCAAGCAAATGACAGTGATGGGACATACAGCCGTGCGTAGATTCAATTTGGCGGATAATATTGGAGTCGATGGtaaagaacaagaaactCTTCCTAGTTCATCGCTTAACATCGGAAGAAAAGTATACACTTCAACTGAAAAAACTACTGCTGCCTCTACTACTGCTTCTATCGATACACAAGATCCCAGTGATTTGGCCCCTGTAGCTATAAGGAAGAGAACAAGAGATGAGTCCTTGGAGGATTTATGGAATTCTGGaaaaaataccaaaagACCTAAAAAAGGTAGCAATACAGATGTGAGATCGAATGCTAAAACCAAGAAGCCTAAAAAGTAA
- the PWP2 gene encoding snoRNA-binding rRNA-processing protein PWP2 (similar to Ashbya gossypii AAR057W): MSYQSKCKEEAYSHCSSMKSDFKFSNLLGTVYIQGNVIFSEDSTLLLSPVGNRVSVFDLINNKSFTFEYEHRKNISRIALNKQGTLLLSVDEDGRGILVNFKTRNVIHHFNFKDKVYDLKFSPDGKLFALTCGRFLQIWKTPSIGEDRQFAPFVRHRIHAGHFAEIISLTWSKDSRFVISSSKDMAARIWSIDSAEKDLASITFSGHRDYVMGSFFSDNQEVIYTVSKDGALFQWEYTKKPTEGYISEDEEESDLSNYSWRITKKNYFHIKQTKVKCVTFHAASNLLVVGFGNGEFRIYELPTFTLIQQLSMGQNPVNTVSVNKSGEWLAFGSSKLGQLLVYEWQSESYILKQQGHFDTMNDLAYSPDGSRIVTASSDGKIKIWDIVSGFCLATFEEHVSAVTAVQFAKKGQIMFSACLDGTVKAWDLIRYRNFRTFTATERIQFNCLAVDPSGEIVCAGSLDDFNIHVWSVQTGQLLDTLSGHEGPVSCLSFSNENSVLASASWDKTIRIWSIFGRSQQVEPIEVFSDVLAISMRPDGKQVSVSTLNGQISFFDIENARQVGNIDCRKDIISGRHLEDRFTAKNSSRSKYFTTIEYSFDGLAIVAGGNNNSLCLYDIPNEVLLKRFIVSKNMTLNGTMEFLNSSKMTEAGSLDLIDQDAENSDLEDRIDNSLPGSRAGGDLSTRRVRPEIRVTSVRFSPTANAFAAASTEGLLIYSVDEAVLFDPFDLDVDVTPQTTIEALENKEYLHALVMAFRLNEIYLINRVYEKIPLDNISLVANNLPIIYVPKLLKFIGEFSMDSQHMEFNLLWIKNLIVAHGKYMSAYKNEFAGSLRAIRRFIARVAKEVTGVARNNKYSCKFLESTDGTTGNGDVKMEVDIGSDHDSDEEIFDASDDDQEGWMGFSDKERKLPLSVDSESDEDLI; the protein is encoded by the coding sequence ATGAGCTACCAAAGTAAATGTAAAGAGGAGGCATATAGCCATTGTTCGAGCATGAAGTCCGATTTTAAGTTCTCAAACCTTTTAGGTactgtatatatacaaggAAATGTTATTTTCTCTGAAGATAGTACTCTTTTGCTGTCTCCGGTGGGTAATCGAGTGTCTGTATTCGATCTTATTAACAATAAGTCCTTCACTTTTGAATATGAGCATAGGAAGAATATTTCTCGAATTGCACTTAATAAGCAAGGGACACTTTTGCTTTCTGTGGATGAGGATGGCCGAGGTATTTTAGTTAATTTTAAGACGAGGAATGTTATACATCATTTCAATTTTAAGGATAAGGTTTATgatttgaagttttcaCCAGATGGGAAGTTGTTTGCGCTAACTTGTGGGAGGTTTCTTCAGATATGGAAGACCCCAAGTATTGGAGAGGATAGACAGTTTGCGCCTTTTGTGCGTCACAGAATTCACGCTGGGCATTTTGCTGAAATTATTTCGTTAACATGGTCCAAGGACTCGAGGTTCGTTatctcatcatctaaaGATATGGCTGCTAGAATATGGTCTATTGATTCTGCAGAAAAGGACTTAGCCTCGATAACGTTTTCTGGTCATAGAGATTATGTAATGGGTTCATTTTTCAGCGACAACCAAGAAGTGATCTACACTGTTAGTAAAGATGGAGCGTTATTCCAGTGGGAATATACAAAGAAGCCAACGGAGGGCTATATTagtgaagatgaggaggagTCTGACCTTTCCAACTATAGTTGGAGGATTACCAAGAAAAACTATTTTCATATCAAGCAGACAAAAGTTAAATGTGTTACCTTCCATGCTGCTTCTAATCTGTTAGTTGTGGGTTTCGGCAATGGTGAGTTTCGTATCTACGAACTTCCGACGTTCACTCTGATTCAGCAATTGTCGATGGGTCAAAATCCTGTTAATACCGTGTCGGTGAATAAATCAGGAGAGTGGTTGGCATTTGGATCCAGTAAACTAGGCCAACTTTTGGTCTACGAGTGGCAATCTGAATCATACATCTTAAAACAACAGGGTCATTTTGATACCATGAATGATCTAGCATATTCGCCAGATGGCTCACGTATCGTTACCGCCTCGAGTGATGGCAAAATTAAGATTTGGGATATCGTTTCTGGGTTTTGTTTAGCAACCTTTGAAGAACACGTATCTGCTGTCACAGCAGTTCAATTTGCTAAGAAGGGTCAAATAATGTTTTCTGCTTGTTTGGATGGTACTGTTAAAGCATGGGATTTAATCAGATACCGCAACTTTCGAACATTCACTGCTACAGAAAGGATACAGTTCAACTGTTTAGCTGTTGATCCAAGTGGAGAAATTGTATGTGCTGGTTCTCTGGACGATTTTAATATTCATGTATGGTCTGTTCAAACTGGTCAATTACTTGATACGTTATCTGGTCATGAAGGACCTGTATCGTGTTTGTCTTTTAGTAATGAGAATAGTGTGCTTGCATCTGCATCCTGGGATAAAACCATTAGAATCTGGTCCATATTCGGAAGGTCGCAACAAGTGGAACCAATAGAAGTTTTTTCAGACGTATTAGCCATATCAATGAGACCAGATGGTAAGCAAGTTTCTGTCTCTACCTTGAATGGTCAAATATCGTTTTTCGACATTGAAAATGCTAGACAGGTTGGCAACATTGATTGCAGAAAGGATATTATCTCTGGAAGACATCTAGAGGATCGTTTCACAGCCAAAAATTCTTCTAGGTCCAAATACTTTACGACTATAGAGTATAGCTTTGATGGATTGGCTATTGTTGCTGGTGGTAACAACAACAGTCTCTGTTTGTATGACATACCGAATGAAGTTCTCTTAAAAAGATTTATTGTTTCTAAAAATATGACTCTGAATGGCACTATGGAGTTCTTAAACTCTAGTAAAATGACAGAGGCAGGTTCTTTGGATTTAATTGATCAAGATGCGGAAAATTCTGATTTGGAAGACCGCATTGATAATTCCCTTCCAGGATCAAGAGCCGGTGGTGACTTGTCAACTAGAAGAGTTAGGCCTGAGATTCGAGTGACATCCGTTAGATTCTCGCCCACCGCCAATGCATTTGCAGCAGCTTCGACTGAAGGATTGTTGATTTattctgttgatgaagcaGTACTTTTCGATCCATTTGATTTGGACGTAGATGTAACGCCCCAAACTACCATAGAAGCTCTGGAGAACAAAGAATATCTTCATGCCCTAGTAATGGCTTTCAGACTGaatgaaatatatttaatcAATAGAGTCTATGAAAAGATTCCTCTAGATAATATTTCTCTTGTTGCTAACAATCTGCCAATCATCTATGTTCCTAAGCTGCTAAAGTTTATTGGAGAATTTTCTATGGATTCACAACACATGGAATTCAATTTGTTGTGGATTAAGAATTTGATTGTTGCTCATGGGAAATATATGTCTGCATATAAGAACGAGTTTGCCGGTTCTTTGAGGGCTATCAGGAGATTTATCGCAAGAGTTGCAAAGGAAGTAACCGGGGTTGCTAGAAACAATAAATATTCGTGCAAATTCCTTGAATCTACAGATGGTACAACTGGCAACGGAGACGTCAAGATGGAGGTAGATATAGGTTCAGATCATGATTCTGATGAGGAGATTTTTGATGcttctgatgatgatcaagaAGGCTGGATGGGCTTTAGTGATAAAGAAAGGAAACTGCCATTGAGTGTTGACAGTGAGTCTGATGAGGACTTAATATAG